CCTGATTGAAATCAGACAAGCCTTTACCGCTTCTCCTTCCTCTCAGCCCGCTGATCCCTGGAGGGAACTCAAAAGCATTATCCATAAGGAAACCATCAAAAATATTCAACTCAATGATGTTGATCCGCAAGAAGTCGAGCCGATCGTTCAAAAAGTCATAGACCATTATGTTGAAACAAATGGTGCCCTTCTGCCCCGGAATGAAAGACAAAGAATCGTGCAGGAAGTGGTTGATGAAATCCTCGGTTTTGGTCCCATTTCCCCACTGTTAAATGACGACAGCATTTCAGAGATTATGGTCAACGGGCCGAGTCAGGTCTACGTAGAGCGTCATGGCATTGTCGAACTATCCAATGTAACTTTTAATGATGACCAGCATGTTCAGCATATTATTGAAAAAATCGTCGCGCCGATTGGCCGAAGAATTGATGAAAGTCAGCCAATGGTAGACGCCCGCCTGCCGGACGGTTCTAGGGTAAACGCTATTATTCCGCCTCTGGCGCTTAAAGGTCCTACCATTACAATTCGGAAATTTTCACGTGACCCCTACCGTGTCGAAGACCTGATTAATTTTGGCACGCTAACCCGTGATATGGCGCTTGTCCTCGAAGCCTGTGTTAAAGCCAGACTGAATATTGTTGTCTCTGGTGGTACCGGCTCCGGTAAAACCACGACATTAAACGTTCTATCTTCCTTTATTCCAGATCATGAAAGGATTATTACCATCGAAGATGCCGCTGAACTGCAGCTTGATCAAAGCCACTTGGTAACGCTTGAAACCCGGCCTCCAAATATAGAGGGAAAAGGTGCCATC
Above is a genomic segment from Dehalobacter sp. 12DCB1 containing:
- a CDS encoding CpaF family protein, which produces MSLLSRLEQERGKERERTGSEKQSLIEIRQAFTASPSSQPADPWRELKSIIHKETIKNIQLNDVDPQEVEPIVQKVIDHYVETNGALLPRNERQRIVQEVVDEILGFGPISPLLNDDSISEIMVNGPSQVYVERHGIVELSNVTFNDDQHVQHIIEKIVAPIGRRIDESQPMVDARLPDGSRVNAIIPPLALKGPTITIRKFSRDPYRVEDLINFGTLTRDMALVLEACVKARLNIVVSGGTGSGKTTTLNVLSSFIPDHERIITIEDAAELQLDQSHLVTLETRPPNIEGKGAITIRDLVRNTLRMRPDRIIVGEVRGGEALDMLQAMNTGHDGSLTTGHANTPRDMLSRLETMVLMAGMDLPIRAIREQISSAIDLVVQQSRLRDGTRKITHITEVLGMEGDTIVTQDIYKFEQKGVDSNVHVLGGFKATGVRPRFMDTLAATGQILPDNIFVS